The Collimonas fungivorans Ter331 genome has a segment encoding these proteins:
- a CDS encoding LysR substrate-binding domain-containing protein, with protein MVNRLPPVHALSAFEAAARHRSFALAADELCITPSALSHRIRLLEDFVGERLFSREGRTVTLSEFGHRYLEVVRSALRTLTEFPLPQRNAQVQPRVKITAPPTFARQLLIPHLHGFASRHPEIVVEIFLSVPLYDLSLTESDLEVRFGAGKYPNTTTEKLFEEPTFAVASPGYLKKAGPLHQPADLCKASLLRSALEPWQPWFQAAGLDWPEPSSGLRADDLGLLLELVRHGHGVGLTRKHFAQQMIAQGEVVQLFDISLTSPPHAYYLVYQQKPQERPEVTTFIEWMKDTFSRI; from the coding sequence CTGGTCAATCGCCTGCCGCCGGTGCATGCCTTGTCCGCGTTTGAAGCCGCCGCCCGCCATCGTTCATTTGCGCTGGCGGCGGATGAGCTGTGCATTACGCCGTCGGCGCTGTCGCACCGCATCCGTTTGCTGGAGGATTTCGTCGGCGAACGACTGTTCTCGCGCGAAGGCAGGACAGTCACCTTGTCCGAATTCGGCCACCGCTACCTGGAAGTGGTGCGCAGCGCCTTGCGCACCTTGACCGAGTTCCCGCTGCCGCAGCGTAACGCCCAGGTGCAGCCGCGCGTCAAGATCACCGCGCCGCCGACTTTTGCGCGCCAGCTGCTGATCCCGCATCTGCACGGGTTTGCCAGCCGGCACCCCGAGATCGTGGTCGAGATATTCCTGTCGGTGCCGCTCTACGACCTGAGTCTGACCGAGAGCGACCTGGAAGTGCGTTTCGGCGCCGGCAAGTATCCCAACACCACCACCGAAAAACTGTTCGAAGAACCGACCTTTGCCGTCGCCAGCCCTGGATACCTGAAAAAGGCCGGTCCGCTGCACCAGCCCGCCGACCTGTGCAAGGCAAGCCTGCTGCGTTCGGCCCTGGAGCCTTGGCAGCCATGGTTCCAGGCGGCAGGCCTGGACTGGCCTGAACCGTCCTCCGGCTTGCGCGCCGACGACCTTGGCCTGTTGCTGGAACTGGTGCGCCATGGCCATGGCGTCGGCCTGACCCGCAAGCATTTTGCCCAGCAAATGATTGCGCAAGGGGAAGTGGTGCAACTGTTCGACATCAGCCTCACTTCGCCGCCCCATGCCTATTACCTGGTGTACCAGCAAAAACCGCAGGAACGGCCGGAAGTGACGACTTTCATCGAATGGATGAAGGATACTTTCAGCCGCATCTGA
- a CDS encoding FAD-binding oxidoreductase, with translation MNHIADLAALKKPLPDALLAALGALFGERFSTTVAMREHHGRDASSYDPMLPDAVVFVESTEEVAALVKLCSEYLVPVIPFGSGTSLEGHVLALQGGISVDLSRMNRLLAIHAEDLTATVQTGVTRKQLNHEIKDSGLFFPIDPGADASIGGMAATRASGTNAVRYGSMRENTLALTVVTADGRIIKTGTRAKKSAAGYDLTRIFVGSEGTLGVITEVTVKLYPQPEAISAAVCSFQNIADAVNAVIQTIQLGVPVARVELLDENGVRAINAHSKLALPEQPLLLFEFHGSENGVKEQAELVQAVVAEHHAVGFEWATRPEDRSRLWTARHNAYFALLQLRPGSRAISTDCCVPISRLAECILETKADCEANGMVYSIIGHVGDGNFHVQMLVDPDDAADIARAEGVNARMVSRAIGMDGTCTGEHGVGLHKIDFLIEEHGVEAIATMRALKHAFDPKNIMNPGKIIRW, from the coding sequence ATGAATCACATAGCCGATCTCGCCGCCCTGAAGAAACCGTTGCCCGACGCCTTGCTTGCCGCCCTCGGCGCTCTGTTTGGCGAACGGTTCTCGACCACCGTGGCGATGCGCGAACATCATGGCCGCGATGCCTCATCGTATGACCCCATGCTGCCGGATGCCGTGGTGTTCGTCGAATCGACCGAAGAGGTGGCCGCGCTGGTCAAGCTGTGCAGCGAATACCTGGTCCCGGTGATTCCTTTCGGCAGCGGCACTTCGCTGGAAGGCCATGTGCTGGCGCTGCAAGGCGGGATTTCCGTCGACCTGTCGCGCATGAACCGCCTGCTGGCGATCCATGCCGAAGACTTGACGGCGACGGTGCAGACCGGCGTTACCCGCAAGCAGCTGAACCATGAGATCAAGGACAGCGGCCTGTTCTTTCCCATCGATCCCGGCGCCGATGCCTCGATCGGTGGCATGGCGGCGACCCGCGCTTCCGGCACCAACGCCGTGCGCTACGGCAGCATGCGCGAGAACACGCTGGCGCTGACGGTGGTGACCGCCGACGGCCGCATCATCAAGACTGGCACCCGCGCCAAAAAATCGGCGGCAGGCTACGACCTGACGCGCATCTTCGTCGGCAGCGAAGGCACGCTGGGCGTGATCACCGAAGTGACCGTCAAGCTCTATCCGCAACCGGAAGCCATCTCGGCCGCGGTCTGTTCGTTCCAGAACATCGCCGACGCCGTCAACGCCGTGATCCAGACCATACAGCTGGGCGTGCCGGTGGCCAGGGTCGAGCTGCTGGATGAAAACGGCGTGCGCGCCATCAATGCGCATTCCAAGCTGGCGCTGCCGGAACAGCCGCTGCTGCTGTTTGAATTCCACGGCAGCGAGAATGGCGTCAAGGAACAGGCGGAGCTGGTGCAGGCGGTGGTAGCTGAACATCACGCTGTCGGCTTCGAATGGGCGACCCGACCGGAAGACCGGTCGCGCTTATGGACCGCGCGTCACAACGCTTATTTCGCCTTGCTGCAATTGCGTCCCGGCAGCCGCGCGATTTCCACCGATTGCTGCGTGCCGATCTCGCGCCTGGCGGAATGCATCCTCGAGACGAAGGCCGATTGCGAGGCCAACGGCATGGTGTATTCGATCATCGGCCATGTCGGCGACGGCAATTTCCATGTGCAGATGCTGGTCGATCCCGACGATGCCGCCGACATCGCGCGCGCCGAGGGCGTCAATGCGCGCATGGTCAGCCGCGCCATCGGCATGGACGGCACTTGCACCGGCGAGCACGGCGTCGGCCTGCACAAGATCGATTTCCTGATTGAAGAGCATGGCGTGGAGGCGATCGCTACCATGCGTGCGTTGAAACATGCGTTCGATCCGAAGAACATCATGAATCCCGGGAAAATAATCCGGTGGTAA